One window of Xanthomonas sp. 10-10 genomic DNA carries:
- the zwf gene encoding glucose-6-phosphate dehydrogenase, translating to MHNTLILFGATGDLAQRYLFPSLLRLFVDGLLPEDFRIRALALSPHDTEAFREVLRPRLTEALPIATPEQIQTLLQRVDYRSVDLRNAESVADAVRELASRQIVSYLAIPPGLYISTCQGLALGGALAAPHRLMLEKPIGHDSDSAREILQSIGALIDEDRVFRLDHYLGKAAVQNLIALRFGNTLLEAVWNRTYIESVQILVAESEGVDGRDAYYARSGALRDMVQSHILQLLCLVAMEPPAALDADRIRDEKVKVLRALRPMTAEHAAHDSVRGRYTAGTINGQPAQAYHPPEGSDVETFVAVTAHIDNWRWAGVPFHLCTGKRLAERSTRIVVTLKPVTHWLFERPDRQNAVPNRLTFQLQPQENIELGLMSSLAGPEWGAIELQPLELELSVPTGLHRRIAYERLFVDAFNGNPALFVRDDEVKAAWSWIDSVSDAWAAAQLPLQPYPAGSWGPDTAAAFLPPATDAQGNNA from the coding sequence ATGCACAACACCCTGATCCTGTTCGGCGCCACCGGCGACCTCGCCCAGCGCTATCTCTTCCCCTCCCTGCTGCGCCTGTTCGTCGACGGCCTGCTGCCGGAGGACTTCCGTATCCGCGCGCTGGCATTGTCGCCGCACGATACCGAGGCCTTCCGTGAAGTGCTGCGTCCCCGCCTGACCGAAGCGCTGCCGATTGCCACCCCGGAGCAGATCCAGACCCTGCTGCAGCGCGTGGACTACCGCTCGGTGGACCTGCGCAATGCCGAATCGGTGGCCGATGCGGTCCGCGAGCTTGCGTCCCGCCAGATCGTAAGCTACCTGGCGATCCCGCCGGGGCTTTACATCAGCACCTGCCAGGGTCTGGCCCTGGGTGGCGCGCTGGCCGCACCGCACCGGCTGATGCTGGAGAAGCCGATCGGCCACGACTCGGACAGCGCCCGCGAGATCCTGCAGTCGATCGGCGCGCTGATCGACGAAGACCGCGTATTCCGTCTGGACCATTACCTGGGCAAGGCGGCGGTGCAGAACCTGATCGCGCTGCGCTTCGGCAATACGCTGCTCGAGGCGGTCTGGAACCGCACCTATATCGAGTCGGTGCAGATCCTGGTTGCCGAAAGCGAAGGGGTCGACGGGCGCGATGCCTATTACGCCCGCTCCGGCGCGCTGCGCGACATGGTGCAGAGCCATATCCTGCAGCTGCTGTGTCTGGTGGCGATGGAGCCGCCGGCCGCGCTGGATGCCGACCGCATCCGCGACGAAAAGGTCAAGGTGCTGCGTGCGCTGCGTCCGATGACCGCCGAGCATGCTGCCCATGACAGCGTGCGCGGCCGCTACACCGCCGGCACCATCAATGGCCAGCCGGCGCAGGCCTACCACCCGCCGGAAGGCAGCGACGTGGAAACCTTCGTCGCGGTGACCGCGCATATCGACAACTGGCGCTGGGCCGGGGTGCCGTTCCATCTGTGCACCGGCAAGCGCCTGGCCGAGCGTTCCACCCGTATCGTGGTGACGCTCAAGCCGGTGACGCATTGGTTGTTCGAGCGCCCGGACCGGCAGAACGCAGTGCCCAACCGGCTGACCTTCCAGCTGCAACCGCAGGAAAACATCGAGCTCGGCCTGATGAGCAGCCTGGCCGGCCCGGAATGGGGTGCGATCGAGCTGCAGCCGCTGGAACTGGAATTGTCGGTGCCGACCGGCCTGCACCGGCGCATCGCCTACGAGCGCCTGTTCGTGGATGCCTTCAACGGCAACCCGGCGCTGTTCGTACGCGACGACGAGGTCAAGGCAGCCTGGTCCTGGATCGACAGCGTCAGCGACGCCTGGGCCGCGGCGCAATTGCCGCTGCAGCCCTACCCCGCCGGTAGCTGGGGCCCGGACACCGCCGCAGCGTTCCTGCCTCCTGCCACCGACGCACAGGGAAACAACGCATGA
- a CDS encoding efflux RND transporter permease subunit has protein sequence MSVAAFSIRRPVTTIMCFVSLVVVGLIAAFRLPLEALPDISAPFLFVQLPYTGSTPDEVERNLVRPAEEALATMTGIKRMRSTATADGANIFIEFSDWDRDIAIAASDARERLDAIRDDFPDDLQRFHIFKWSSSDEPVLKVRLASQTDLTGAYDMLDREFKRRIERIPGVAKVEISGAPPNEVEIAIAPDRLTAHDLSLNDLSERLGKLNFSVSAGQIDDNGQRIRVQPIGELRDLQELRELVLNAKGLRLGDIAQVRLKPTRMNYGRRLDGRPAIGLDVYKERSANLVEVSKAALKEVEDIRAEPAMRDVQIKVIDNQGKAVTSSLAELAEAGAVGLLLSITVLFFFLRHWPSTLMVTLAIPICFAITLGFMYFVGVTLNILTMMGLLLAVGMLVDNAVVVVESIYQERERMPGQPQLAALLGTRSVAIALSAGTLCHCIVFVPNLFGETNNISIFMAQIAITISVSLLASWLVAISLIPMLSARMKTPPMVTSDHGVIARLQRRYARVLAWTLAHRGWSVTGIILVSAISLVPMKLTNVDMFGGDGGNEAFIQYQWKGSYTREQLGEEIGRVENYLEANRAKYHITQIYSWFSEVEGSNTVVTFDASKVKNLPPLLEKIRKELPRSARADYSIGNQGDGGSGNQGVQVQLVGDSTEALKSLADDVIPLLAQRKELRDVHVDTGDRTSELAIRVDRERAAAFGFSAEQVASFVGLALRGTPLREFRRGDNEVPVWVRFAGAEQSKPEDLAGFTVRTKDGRSVPLLSLVDVQIRPAATQIGRTNRQTTLTIKANLAEKVTVPEARAAMEKPLKAMSFPAGYSYTFDGGDYQNDGEAMGQMAFNLIIALVMIYVVMAAVFESLLFPAAIMSGVLFSIFGVFWLFWITGTSFGIMSFIGILVLMGVVVNNGIVMIEHINNLRRRGMGRTQALVEGSRERLRPIMMTMGTAILAMVPISLTSTTMFSDGPPYFPMARAIAGGLAFSTVVSLLFLPTIYAILDDMSSGAAALVRRARGVPHTSPASAALES, from the coding sequence ATGAGCGTTGCGGCTTTCAGCATTCGTCGTCCGGTCACCACCATCATGTGCTTCGTGTCGCTGGTGGTGGTGGGCTTGATCGCCGCCTTCCGATTGCCGTTGGAGGCGCTGCCGGATATCTCGGCGCCGTTCCTGTTCGTGCAGTTGCCGTATACCGGCTCCACCCCGGACGAGGTGGAGCGCAACCTGGTGCGGCCGGCCGAAGAAGCCTTGGCCACGATGACCGGCATCAAGCGCATGCGCTCCACCGCTACCGCCGACGGCGCCAACATCTTTATCGAGTTCTCCGACTGGGACCGCGATATCGCCATCGCCGCATCGGATGCCCGCGAGCGGCTGGATGCCATTCGCGACGATTTTCCGGACGATCTGCAGCGCTTCCATATCTTCAAGTGGTCCAGCAGCGACGAGCCGGTGCTCAAGGTGCGCCTGGCCAGCCAGACCGACCTGACCGGTGCGTACGACATGCTCGACCGCGAGTTCAAGCGGCGCATCGAACGCATTCCCGGCGTGGCGAAGGTCGAAATTTCCGGGGCTCCGCCCAACGAGGTGGAGATCGCCATCGCGCCGGATCGCCTGACCGCGCACGATCTCAGCCTCAATGACCTGAGCGAGCGGCTGGGCAAGCTCAATTTCTCGGTGTCCGCCGGGCAGATCGACGACAACGGGCAGCGCATCCGCGTGCAGCCGATCGGCGAGTTGCGCGATCTGCAGGAGCTGCGTGAGCTCGTACTCAATGCCAAGGGCTTGCGCCTGGGCGATATTGCGCAGGTACGCCTCAAGCCCACGCGCATGAACTACGGGCGGCGGCTGGACGGGCGCCCGGCGATCGGCCTGGATGTCTACAAGGAGCGCAGTGCCAATCTGGTGGAAGTGTCCAAGGCTGCGCTGAAAGAGGTCGAAGACATTCGCGCCGAGCCTGCGATGCGCGACGTGCAGATCAAGGTGATCGACAACCAGGGCAAGGCGGTGACCTCGTCGCTGGCCGAACTGGCCGAAGCCGGCGCGGTGGGCCTGTTGTTGTCGATCACGGTGTTGTTCTTCTTCCTGCGCCACTGGCCATCGACGCTGATGGTGACGCTGGCGATCCCGATCTGCTTTGCGATCACGCTGGGCTTCATGTATTTCGTCGGCGTCACGCTCAACATCCTGACCATGATGGGCTTGTTGCTGGCGGTCGGCATGCTGGTGGACAACGCGGTGGTGGTGGTGGAAAGCATCTACCAGGAACGCGAGCGCATGCCCGGGCAGCCGCAACTGGCGGCGCTGCTCGGCACCCGCAGCGTGGCGATCGCGCTCAGCGCCGGCACCTTGTGCCATTGCATCGTCTTCGTGCCGAACCTGTTCGGCGAGACAAACAACATCTCCATCTTCATGGCGCAGATCGCGATCACCATTTCGGTGTCGCTGTTGGCGTCGTGGCTGGTGGCGATCAGCCTGATCCCGATGCTGTCCGCGCGCATGAAGACGCCGCCCATGGTGACTTCCGACCATGGCGTGATCGCCAGACTGCAACGCCGCTATGCGCGGGTACTGGCGTGGACGCTGGCCCATCGCGGCTGGAGCGTGACCGGCATCATCCTGGTGAGCGCCATCAGCCTGGTGCCGATGAAGCTGACCAATGTGGACATGTTCGGCGGCGATGGGGGCAACGAGGCCTTCATCCAGTATCAGTGGAAAGGCTCCTACACCCGTGAGCAGTTGGGCGAAGAGATCGGCCGTGTGGAAAATTATCTCGAAGCCAATCGCGCCAAATACCACATCACGCAGATCTATTCGTGGTTCAGCGAAGTGGAAGGCAGCAATACGGTGGTGACCTTCGACGCGAGCAAGGTGAAGAATCTGCCGCCGTTGCTGGAAAAGATTCGCAAGGAACTGCCGCGCTCTGCGCGCGCCGACTACAGCATTGGCAACCAGGGCGATGGCGGCAGCGGCAACCAGGGCGTGCAGGTGCAGTTGGTTGGCGATTCCACCGAAGCGCTCAAGTCGCTGGCCGACGACGTCATTCCGCTGCTGGCGCAACGCAAGGAGTTGCGCGACGTGCATGTGGATACCGGCGACCGCACCAGCGAGCTGGCGATTCGGGTAGACCGCGAACGCGCGGCTGCATTCGGCTTCAGTGCGGAGCAGGTGGCCAGTTTCGTGGGTCTGGCATTGCGCGGTACGCCGTTGCGCGAATTCCGTCGTGGCGACAATGAAGTGCCGGTGTGGGTGCGTTTTGCCGGCGCCGAGCAAAGCAAGCCCGAAGACCTGGCCGGCTTCACCGTGCGCACAAAAGATGGCCGCAGCGTGCCGTTGCTGAGCCTGGTGGACGTGCAGATTCGCCCGGCCGCCACCCAGATCGGGCGTACCAATCGTCAGACCACATTGACCATCAAGGCCAATCTGGCCGAAAAAGTCACCGTGCCGGAAGCACGTGCGGCGATGGAAAAGCCGCTCAAGGCGATGAGTTTCCCGGCCGGCTACAGCTACACCTTCGACGGCGGCGATTACCAGAACGACGGCGAAGCGATGGGCCAGATGGCATTCAATCTGATAATCGCGTTGGTGATGATCTACGTGGTGATGGCGGCGGTGTTCGAGTCGCTGCTGTTCCCGGCAGCCATCATGAGCGGCGTGCTGTTTTCGATCTTTGGCGTGTTCTGGCTGTTCTGGATCACCGGCACCTCGTTCGGCATCATGTCCTTCATCGGCATCCTGGTGCTGATGGGCGTGGTGGTGAACAACGGCATCGTGATGATCGAGCACATCAACAATTTGCGTCGCCGTGGCATGGGCCGCACGCAGGCGCTGGTGGAAGGCTCACGCGAGCGCTTGCGCCCGATCATGATGACGATGGGAACCGCGATCCTGGCGATGGTGCCGATCTCGCTGACCAGCACCACGATGTTCAGCGACGGCCCGCCGTACTTCCCGATGGCGCGCGCCATCGCCGGCGGCCTGGCGTTTTCCACGGTGGTGAGCCTGCTGTTTCTGCCGACGATCTACGCGATTCTCGACGACATGAGCAGCGGCGCAGCAGCGCTGGTACGACGTGCGCGCGGGGTGCCGCACACGTCCCCGGCGAGCGCAGCGCTGGAGTCTTGA
- a CDS encoding folate-binding protein, whose amino-acid sequence MADNLNLIPQGFGSLHDMQYVRLVGADAVAFAHAQFANDVQALAIGQWQWNAWLTAKGRVIAIFALLREDDTSVLMLLPDGNAGEIAAQLGRFVFRRKLKINAVALVAYGRFQAPEHARGAQADIGTQRVALDMGSAGLPRTLLLISDHALAATIELPNMDVQWRRADLQLGLVRLPDAQREQWTPQQLALDRLQAFSVKKGCYPGQEIVARTHFLGKAKRALQLVETGEAAQAGDSVELDGTAIGTVVSVAGDLALAVLPLDLAVDAAIALNVGAQAAHPRAIVPGLER is encoded by the coding sequence ATGGCTGACAACCTGAATCTTATTCCACAGGGTTTTGGCTCCCTGCACGATATGCAATACGTCCGACTCGTCGGCGCGGATGCAGTGGCGTTTGCGCATGCCCAATTCGCCAATGACGTGCAGGCGCTGGCGATCGGGCAGTGGCAGTGGAACGCGTGGTTGACGGCGAAGGGGCGCGTGATCGCCATCTTCGCACTCCTGCGTGAGGACGACACCAGCGTGCTGATGCTGTTGCCTGACGGCAACGCCGGCGAGATCGCCGCGCAGCTCGGACGCTTCGTGTTCCGGCGCAAGCTGAAAATCAACGCCGTCGCGCTTGTGGCGTATGGCCGCTTCCAGGCGCCCGAGCACGCGCGAGGCGCGCAGGCCGATATCGGAACGCAGCGTGTCGCGCTGGATATGGGCAGCGCCGGCTTGCCGCGCACGCTCTTGCTCATCAGCGACCACGCATTGGCAGCGACTATCGAATTGCCCAACATGGACGTGCAATGGCGCCGTGCGGATCTGCAACTGGGCCTGGTTCGGCTGCCGGATGCGCAGCGCGAACAATGGACCCCGCAGCAACTGGCACTGGACCGCCTACAGGCTTTCAGCGTCAAGAAGGGCTGTTACCCGGGTCAGGAGATCGTTGCGCGCACGCATTTCCTGGGCAAGGCCAAGCGTGCGTTGCAGCTCGTGGAGACTGGAGAGGCCGCCCAGGCAGGCGATAGCGTCGAACTGGACGGTACCGCCATCGGCACAGTGGTCAGCGTTGCCGGCGATCTGGCACTGGCGGTGTTGCCACTGGACTTGGCCGTGGACGCGGCTATCGCCCTCAACGTGGGCGCGCAGGCCGCGCACCCGCGCGCGATCGTTCCCGGGCTGGAGCGTTAA
- a CDS encoding bifunctional 4-hydroxy-2-oxoglutarate aldolase/2-dehydro-3-deoxy-phosphogluconate aldolase, translating into MTIAQTQNTAEKLLRDAGILPVVTVDTLDQARRVADALLEGGLPAIELTLRTPIALEALAMLKRELPNIVIGAGTVLSELQLRQSVDAGADFLVTPGTPAPLARLLADAPIPAVPGAATPTELLTLMGLGFRVCKLFPATAVGGLQMLKGLAGPLSDLKLCPTGGISEANAAEFLSQPNVVCIGGSWMVPKDWLAQGQWDKVKESSAKAAAIVRQVRAG; encoded by the coding sequence ATGACGATTGCCCAGACCCAGAACACCGCCGAAAAGCTGCTGCGCGACGCCGGCATCCTGCCGGTGGTCACCGTGGACACGCTGGACCAGGCGCGCCGCGTCGCCGATGCGCTACTCGAAGGCGGCCTGCCCGCGATCGAACTGACCCTGCGCACCCCGATCGCGCTGGAAGCGCTGGCCATGCTCAAGCGCGAGCTGCCCAACATCGTGATCGGCGCCGGCACCGTGCTGAGCGAGCTGCAGCTGCGTCAGTCGGTGGATGCCGGTGCGGACTTCCTGGTCACCCCGGGCACGCCGGCACCGCTGGCGCGGCTGCTGGCCGATGCGCCAATCCCGGCCGTGCCCGGCGCGGCCACCCCGACCGAACTACTGACCCTGATGGGCCTGGGCTTCCGGGTCTGCAAGCTGTTCCCGGCCACCGCCGTGGGTGGTCTGCAAATGCTCAAGGGCCTGGCCGGCCCGTTGTCCGACCTCAAGCTCTGCCCCACCGGCGGCATCAGCGAAGCCAACGCGGCGGAGTTTCTGTCGCAGCCGAACGTGGTCTGCATCGGCGGCTCGTGGATGGTGCCCAAGGACTGGCTGGCACAGGGTCAGTGGGACAAGGTCAAGGAAAGCTCGGCCAAGGCGGCGGCGATCGTGCGGCAGGTGCGTGCGGGCTGA
- the edd gene encoding phosphogluconate dehydratase yields the protein MSLHPNIQAVTDRIRKRSAPSRAAYLAGLDAALREGPFRSRLSCGNLAHGFAASEPTDKSRLRGAATPNLGIITAYNDMLSAHQPFEHYPQLIRDAARTLGATAQVAGGVPAMCDGVTQGRAGMELSLFSRDNIAQAAAIGLSHDMFDSVVYLGVCDKIVPGLLIGALAFGHLPAIFMPAGPMTPGIPNKQKAEVRERYAAGEATRAELLEAESSSYHSAGTCTFYGTANSNQVLLEAMGVQLPGASFVNPELPLRDALTREGTARALAISALGNDFRPFGRLIDERAIVNAVVALMATGGSTNHTIHWIAVARAAGIVLTWDDMDLISQTVPLLTRIYPNGEADVNRFQAAGGTAFVFRELMDAGYMHDDLPTVVEGGMRAYVNEPRLQDGKVTYVPGTATTADDSVARPVGDAFESQGGLRLLRGNLGRSLIKLSAVKPQHRKIEAPAVVIDTPQVLNKLHAAGVLPHDFVVVLRYQGPRANGMPELHSMAPLLGLLQNQGRRVALVTDGRLSGASGKFPAAIHMTPEAARGGPIGRVREGDMVRLDGEAGTLEVLVSAEEWASREVAPNTAVAGNDLGRNLFAINRQVVGPADQGAISISCGPTHPDGALWSYDAEYELGADAAAAAAPHESKDA from the coding sequence ATGAGCCTGCATCCGAACATCCAAGCTGTCACCGACCGTATCCGCAAGCGCAGCGCGCCGTCGCGCGCGGCGTATCTGGCCGGTCTCGATGCCGCCCTGCGTGAGGGTCCGTTCCGTAGCCGTCTGAGCTGCGGCAATCTTGCGCACGGCTTTGCGGCCTCCGAGCCGACCGACAAATCGCGCCTGCGCGGTGCGGCCACCCCCAATCTGGGCATCATCACCGCCTACAACGACATGCTGTCGGCGCATCAGCCGTTCGAGCATTACCCGCAACTGATTCGCGATGCCGCGCGTACGCTCGGCGCCACCGCGCAAGTGGCCGGCGGTGTGCCGGCGATGTGCGACGGCGTCACCCAGGGCCGCGCGGGCATGGAGCTGTCGTTGTTCTCGCGCGACAACATCGCCCAGGCTGCAGCGATCGGGCTCAGCCACGACATGTTCGACAGCGTGGTGTACCTGGGCGTGTGCGACAAGATCGTGCCTGGCCTGTTGATCGGCGCGCTGGCGTTCGGCCATCTGCCGGCGATCTTCATGCCGGCCGGCCCGATGACGCCGGGCATCCCGAACAAGCAAAAGGCCGAAGTGCGCGAGCGCTATGCCGCCGGCGAAGCCACGCGCGCGGAGTTGCTGGAGGCCGAGTCGTCGTCGTACCACTCTGCCGGCACCTGCACCTTCTACGGCACTGCCAATTCCAACCAGGTGCTGCTCGAAGCGATGGGCGTGCAGTTGCCCGGCGCCTCGTTCGTCAACCCGGAATTGCCGCTGCGCGATGCGCTGACCCGCGAGGGCACCGCACGGGCCCTGGCGATCTCGGCGCTGGGCAATGACTTCCGCCCGTTCGGCCGCCTGATCGACGAGCGCGCCATCGTCAATGCCGTGGTCGCGCTGATGGCGACCGGCGGCTCGACCAACCACACGATTCACTGGATCGCAGTGGCGCGTGCGGCCGGCATCGTGCTGACCTGGGACGACATGGATCTGATCTCGCAGACCGTGCCGCTGCTGACCCGCATCTACCCCAATGGCGAGGCCGACGTAAACCGCTTCCAGGCCGCAGGCGGCACCGCGTTCGTGTTCCGCGAGCTGATGGACGCCGGCTACATGCACGACGATCTGCCGACCGTGGTCGAAGGCGGCATGCGTGCCTACGTCAACGAGCCACGCCTGCAGGACGGCAAGGTCACCTATGTGCCAGGTACAGCGACGACCGCCGACGACAGCGTGGCGCGACCGGTCGGCGATGCATTCGAATCGCAAGGCGGCCTGCGCCTGCTGCGCGGCAACCTGGGGCGCTCGCTGATCAAGCTGTCGGCGGTCAAGCCGCAGCACCGCAAGATCGAAGCGCCTGCGGTGGTGATCGACACCCCGCAGGTGCTCAACAAGCTGCATGCGGCCGGCGTGTTGCCGCACGATTTCGTGGTGGTGCTGCGTTACCAGGGCCCGCGCGCCAACGGCATGCCCGAGCTGCACTCGATGGCCCCGTTGCTCGGCCTGCTGCAGAACCAGGGCCGCCGCGTGGCGCTGGTTACCGACGGCCGCTTGTCCGGTGCCTCGGGCAAGTTCCCCGCCGCAATCCACATGACGCCGGAAGCCGCGCGTGGCGGCCCGATCGGGCGCGTCCGCGAAGGCGACATGGTGCGCCTGGACGGCGAAGCCGGCACGCTGGAAGTGCTGGTCTCGGCCGAGGAATGGGCATCGCGCGAGGTTGCCCCGAACACCGCCGTGGCCGGCAACGACCTTGGCCGCAACCTGTTTGCGATCAACCGCCAGGTCGTCGGCCCGGCCGACCAGGGCGCCATCTCGATTTCATGCGGCCCGACCCATCCGGACGGTGCGCTGTGGAGCTACGACGCCGAGTACGAACTCGGCGCGGATGCTGCTGCAGCCGCTGCGCCACACGAGTCCAAGGACGCCTGA
- the pgl gene encoding 6-phosphogluconolactonase, which yields MNLQDNPRITLVRYEDPAEWTEAVASEMADLLEQEISRRGQARMLLSGGTTPAPVYESLAHRPLDWSRVEVGLVDERWLSPQDQDSNAWLVNHSFLTHAPAATFIPLVRPGKQLPECVHTANLQATHAEPACLAVLGMGGDGHTASLFPGSTDLPKALASPQPYASLDATGCPGANQWPLRITLTPAGLAAVPTRLLLLRGKQKLDVLQAALAGEDIGEYPIRVALQQPGPRLRVHWCS from the coding sequence ATGAACCTGCAGGACAACCCGCGCATCACACTGGTGCGCTACGAAGACCCGGCCGAATGGACCGAAGCGGTCGCCAGCGAGATGGCCGATCTGCTGGAACAGGAAATCTCGCGCCGCGGGCAGGCCCGCATGTTGCTCTCCGGCGGCACCACGCCGGCGCCAGTCTATGAATCGCTGGCCCATCGCCCGCTGGATTGGTCGCGGGTGGAAGTGGGCCTGGTCGATGAGCGCTGGCTCTCGCCGCAGGATCAGGACAGCAATGCCTGGCTGGTCAACCACAGCTTCCTGACCCATGCGCCGGCTGCGACCTTCATCCCGTTGGTGCGCCCCGGCAAGCAATTGCCCGAGTGCGTGCACACCGCCAACCTGCAGGCCACGCATGCCGAGCCGGCTTGCCTGGCGGTGCTGGGAATGGGCGGCGACGGACACACTGCTTCGTTGTTCCCCGGTTCGACCGATCTGCCCAAGGCGCTGGCCAGCCCACAGCCGTATGCGTCGCTGGACGCGACCGGTTGCCCAGGCGCGAACCAGTGGCCGCTGCGGATCACGCTGACACCTGCCGGGCTCGCCGCTGTCCCTACGCGCCTGCTGCTGTTGCGCGGCAAGCAGAAGCTCGACGTGCTGCAAGCCGCGCTCGCCGGCGAAGACATCGGCGAGTACCCGATTCGCGTTGCGCTCCAGCAGCCCGGTCCGCGTCTGCGGGTGCATTGGTGCTCTTGA
- the glk gene encoding glucokinase, producing MTAPSKPVLVADIGGTNARFALADVDASVPLLDDTSREFAVVEFASLGEAARYYLDQIGVQATQGVFAVAGRVDGDEARITNHPWVISRTRTASMLGFSTLHLINDFAAQAMAISLLRPQDVVQVGGASWRPAPIDQPRNYGVIGPGTGLGVGGLIIRNGRCFPLETEGGHVSFPPGTPEEIRVLEILSEQFGRVSNERLICGPGLVNIHRALSEIAGIDPGPLEPKDITARAAAGDPRSARTIDLFCAIFGAIAGDMVLMQGAWDGVFLTGGLVPKVLDSLQHSGFRQRFEHKGRFSAIMSRVPSLAVMHPHAGLLGAAAYAVDAQRQHPGEQR from the coding sequence ATGACCGCTCCTTCCAAGCCGGTGCTGGTTGCCGATATCGGCGGAACCAACGCACGCTTCGCGCTGGCCGATGTCGACGCCTCGGTGCCGCTGCTGGACGACACCTCGCGTGAGTTCGCGGTGGTGGAGTTCGCTTCGCTCGGCGAGGCCGCGCGGTATTACCTCGACCAGATCGGCGTGCAGGCCACCCAGGGCGTGTTCGCCGTCGCCGGCCGCGTCGATGGCGACGAAGCGCGCATCACCAACCATCCGTGGGTGATCTCGCGCACGCGCACCGCCAGCATGCTCGGTTTCAGCACCCTGCACCTGATCAACGATTTTGCCGCGCAGGCCATGGCGATCAGCCTGCTGCGCCCGCAGGACGTGGTGCAGGTGGGCGGCGCCAGCTGGCGCCCGGCGCCGATCGATCAACCGCGCAACTACGGCGTGATCGGCCCCGGCACCGGCCTGGGCGTAGGCGGGCTGATCATCCGCAACGGGCGCTGTTTTCCGCTGGAGACCGAAGGTGGCCACGTCAGCTTTCCTCCCGGTACGCCGGAAGAAATCCGTGTGCTGGAAATCCTCTCCGAGCAGTTCGGCCGGGTGTCCAACGAGCGGCTGATCTGCGGCCCCGGCCTGGTCAACATCCACCGCGCATTGAGCGAGATCGCCGGCATCGACCCGGGCCCGCTGGAGCCCAAGGACATCACCGCACGCGCTGCTGCAGGCGACCCGCGCTCGGCGCGCACCATCGATCTGTTCTGCGCCATCTTCGGCGCGATCGCCGGCGACATGGTGTTGATGCAGGGCGCCTGGGATGGCGTGTTCCTCACCGGCGGGCTGGTGCCCAAGGTGCTGGATTCGCTGCAGCATTCGGGCTTTCGCCAGCGTTTCGAGCACAAGGGCAGGTTCTCCGCGATCATGTCGCGGGTGCCGTCGCTGGCGGTCATGCATCCGCATGCCGGCCTGCTGGGCGCGGCAGCGTATGCGGTGGATGCGCAGCGTCAGCATCCGGGAGAGCAGCGATGA
- the ugpC gene encoding sn-glycerol-3-phosphate ABC transporter ATP-binding protein UgpC translates to MAKVQLEGVRKVYENGQVAVQGASFEVADGELMVLVGPSGCGKSTLLRMIAGLEDISAGTLKIGERVVNDVAPKDRDIAMVFQSYALYPHMTVAENLAFGLKLRGHPKQVIAERVNNAAELLGLTPMLDKLPKAMSGGQRQRVALGRAMVRESSVFLLDEPLSNLDAKLRHSVRTEIAQLHRKLGTTMIYVTHDQVEAMTLGQRIVVLKDGVIQQIDSPMALYDRPANLFVAGFLGSPAMNVLQGRLDEQDGLHLAMADGWRVPLGAARVDRRWFGQDVIVGVRPEHLQPSSDAHLGFDAQVEVIEPVGNEIFLNLDRGGQPLVIRVAPQALPAVGQPLRLVLRSDALHFFDPATGQRLEPA, encoded by the coding sequence ATGGCGAAAGTGCAGTTGGAAGGTGTCCGCAAGGTCTATGAAAACGGCCAGGTGGCGGTGCAGGGCGCAAGCTTCGAGGTGGCCGATGGCGAGCTGATGGTGCTGGTCGGACCGTCAGGCTGCGGCAAGTCGACCTTGCTGCGCATGATCGCAGGGCTCGAGGACATCAGCGCGGGCACGCTCAAGATCGGCGAGCGCGTGGTCAACGACGTGGCACCGAAGGACCGCGACATCGCCATGGTGTTCCAGAGCTATGCGCTGTATCCGCACATGACCGTGGCGGAAAATCTGGCCTTCGGCCTCAAGCTGCGTGGTCACCCCAAGCAGGTCATCGCCGAGCGCGTCAATAACGCCGCCGAGCTGCTGGGCCTGACCCCGATGCTCGACAAGCTGCCCAAGGCGATGTCCGGCGGCCAGCGCCAGCGCGTGGCGCTGGGGCGGGCGATGGTGCGCGAATCGTCGGTGTTCCTGCTCGACGAACCGCTGTCCAATCTGGACGCCAAGTTGCGCCACAGCGTGCGCACCGAGATCGCACAGCTGCACCGCAAGCTCGGCACCACCATGATCTACGTCACCCACGACCAGGTCGAAGCGATGACGCTGGGCCAGCGCATCGTGGTGCTCAAGGACGGCGTGATCCAGCAGATCGACAGCCCGATGGCGCTGTACGATCGTCCGGCCAACCTGTTTGTCGCCGGTTTCCTGGGCAGCCCGGCGATGAATGTGCTGCAGGGTCGGCTGGATGAGCAGGACGGCCTGCATCTGGCGATGGCCGACGGCTGGCGGGTGCCGCTGGGCGCCGCACGCGTCGATCGCCGCTGGTTCGGCCAGGACGTCATTGTCGGTGTGCGCCCCGAGCATCTGCAGCCGTCCAGCGATGCGCACCTGGGTTTCGATGCGCAGGTGGAGGTCATCGAGCCGGTCGGCAACGAGATCTTCCTCAATCTCGATCGCGGTGGGCAGCCGCTGGTGATCCGCGTGGCGCCGCAGGCGCTGCCGGCGGTCGGGCAACCGCTGCGCCTGGTATTGCGCAGCGACGCGTTGCATTTCTTCGACCCGGCAACCGGGCAGCGGCTGGAGCCGGCTTAA